One Pararhizobium sp. IMCC3301 DNA segment encodes these proteins:
- a CDS encoding branched-chain amino acid ABC transporter permease, translated as MISILKQRSDLILLIIFTAAVLAGPVILEPIGAGYPDLLQKFAIFGIFAIGFNILFGLTGYLSFGHAAFLGVGSYTAVWTFKLLSMNPIPALILAIVAGGVFSLLIGWVSLRRSGIYFSILTLAFAQMSYNLAYSVLTPITNGETGLQLTQSDPRVLDAAFGRDYGAMLPTPDLFGINMGGYPGFYFCGIMLIICFYLSIRIFRSPFGMMLRAVKSNQNRMNYTGLNTRPYALAAFVISGMFAGLAGGLLAVTDPLAGAERMQWTASGEIVLMTILGGSGTLLGPVIGAGVIKYFENIFSAFNESILLQAFSFLPESLQHAFAWVAGLFVGEGWHLTLGALFMIIVIFLPGGLMEGAQRIINLFKRGAGGDRTDKAAGSAPAPAE; from the coding sequence ATGATCAGCATCCTGAAACAGCGCAGCGACTTAATCCTGCTCATCATCTTCACCGCAGCCGTGCTGGCTGGTCCCGTCATTCTTGAGCCGATCGGTGCGGGCTATCCCGATCTGTTGCAGAAATTCGCGATTTTCGGCATCTTTGCGATTGGCTTCAACATTCTGTTCGGCCTCACGGGCTACCTATCTTTCGGCCATGCAGCCTTTCTCGGTGTTGGCTCCTATACGGCGGTCTGGACCTTCAAACTGTTGAGTATGAACCCGATCCCCGCGCTGATCCTGGCGATAGTCGCCGGCGGCGTGTTCTCACTGCTGATCGGCTGGGTTTCACTGCGCCGGTCAGGTATTTACTTTTCAATTCTGACGCTCGCTTTTGCCCAGATGAGCTACAATCTGGCCTATTCGGTGTTAACGCCGATTACCAATGGTGAGACAGGCCTGCAACTCACACAGTCTGACCCCAGGGTACTGGATGCCGCCTTCGGCCGTGACTATGGTGCAATGCTGCCAACGCCGGATTTGTTCGGCATCAATATGGGTGGCTATCCCGGCTTCTATTTCTGCGGCATTATGCTGATCATCTGCTTTTATTTGTCCATCCGGATTTTCCGCTCGCCCTTCGGAATGATGCTGCGGGCGGTCAAATCCAACCAGAACCGGATGAATTATACCGGTCTCAATACACGGCCCTATGCGCTGGCCGCCTTCGTGATTTCGGGAATGTTCGCTGGTCTGGCGGGGGGCTTGCTGGCGGTCACCGATCCGCTGGCAGGTGCCGAACGCATGCAGTGGACTGCTTCGGGTGAAATCGTCCTGATGACCATTCTGGGCGGCAGCGGCACGCTGCTCGGACCGGTGATCGGCGCTGGCGTGATCAAATATTTTGAGAACATCTTCTCCGCCTTCAATGAATCCATCCTGCTGCAGGCCTTCAGTTTCCTGCCGGAAAGCCTGCAACACGCCTTTGCATGGGTCGCGGGGCTGTTTGTCGGTGAAGGCTGGCATCTGACTCTGGGTGCACTGTTCATGATCATCGTCATCTTCCTGCCTGGCGGACTGATGGAAGGGGCGCAACGGATCATCAATTTATTCAAACGCGGAGCGGGAGGCGACAGGACCGACAAAGCGGCCGGTTCCGCGCCGGCACCTGCAGAATAG
- a CDS encoding branched-chain amino acid ABC transporter permease — translation MDTILPQILNGLDKGAAYALIALGLTLIFGTLGVVNFAHGALFMLGAFCAVTMKALLGLEKVTLDPTQTTAWGSPLEIRVPYIETWLGDFGLLLLDYSVPLSIILAIPVMLIIGVVMERGLIRHFYHRTHAEQILVTFGLAIVLQEIVRSFFGANPIPQPAPEIVSGSADMGILLGLDPGTIVYPMWRIVYLAFSGVVIAAVFAFLQFTTFGMVVRAGMADRETVGLLGIDIDTRFTIVFGLAAVVAGIAGAMYTPILSPDYNMGMDFLVLSFVVVVVGGMGSLGGAVTAGFLLGILQSFASMNEVKTILPGIDQIIIYLIAIVVLLVRPRGLMGRRGVMES, via the coding sequence ATGGACACAATTCTCCCGCAAATTCTGAATGGGCTGGATAAAGGCGCTGCATACGCGCTTATCGCACTTGGCCTCACATTAATTTTTGGCACATTGGGCGTGGTAAATTTTGCCCATGGCGCACTCTTCATGCTTGGTGCTTTTTGTGCCGTCACCATGAAAGCCCTTTTGGGCCTGGAAAAAGTCACTCTGGACCCCACACAAACGACTGCGTGGGGCTCGCCGCTGGAAATCAGAGTTCCCTATATTGAAACCTGGCTTGGTGATTTTGGCCTGCTGCTCCTGGATTACTCGGTTCCGCTATCCATTATTCTGGCAATTCCGGTCATGCTGATTATTGGTGTTGTAATGGAGCGCGGGCTTATCCGGCATTTTTACCATCGAACACATGCCGAGCAAATATTAGTGACTTTCGGATTGGCAATCGTGCTGCAGGAAATTGTAAGAAGTTTCTTTGGTGCGAATCCAATCCCGCAACCGGCACCCGAGATTGTATCCGGCTCAGCAGATATGGGAATTTTGCTGGGCCTTGATCCGGGAACAATCGTTTATCCGATGTGGCGTATCGTATATCTGGCGTTTTCAGGCGTCGTCATTGCCGCAGTTTTTGCATTTCTGCAATTCACCACGTTCGGCATGGTGGTGCGCGCCGGTATGGCGGACCGGGAGACGGTGGGTCTGTTGGGCATTGATATCGACACGAGATTTACCATCGTCTTCGGCCTTGCGGCTGTGGTGGCGGGCATAGCGGGGGCTATGTACACCCCCATTCTCAGCCCGGATTACAATATGGGCATGGACTTTCTGGTGCTCAGCTTTGTGGTGGTCGTTGTCGGCGGTATGGGTAGTCTGGGCGGTGCTGTGACCGCCGGATTCCTGCTTGGCATCCTGCAGAGTTTCGCCTCAATGAATGAAGTCAAAACCATACTCCCCGGCATCGATCAGATCATTATCTATCTGATCGCAATCGTCGTGTTGCTGGTGCGTCCACGCGGCCTGATGGGTCGCAGAGGCGTGATGGAGAGCTAG
- a CDS encoding substrate-binding protein, giving the protein MIDLKLNRRGLLKGAAAVGVGLSAPQFFIRGANAYTNEPKGGTVTLGFNVPQTRAYADEGADELRAYELAVEHLNGEGDGGMLNTFSSKALEGNGVLGKKVAYVTGDTQTLSDAARASAKRMIEKDGAVMITGGSSSGVAIAVQGLCQDAGVIFMAGLTHSNDTTGKDKRANGFRHFFNTEMTGAALAPVLKNAFGPDRRVYHLTSDYTWGWSQEGSIQKYTEPFGWETVAAVRTPVGAGDFSQYITPVLNSGADVLVLNHYGKDMVNSLPQSVQFGLRDKQVNGKNFEIVVPLFSRLMAQGAGDAIKGIFGSTNWNWSLQDEASKAFVKSFGQKYGFPPSQAAHTCYCQTILYADAAQRAGTFRPSELGKALEGYTFDGLGNGPTEYRAADHQCFKDVLVVKGKEEPASPHDLLEIVEVTPRAQVEYPADLLGGELGPYNDGV; this is encoded by the coding sequence ATGATTGATCTCAAATTGAACCGCCGCGGCCTTTTGAAAGGCGCGGCAGCCGTGGGAGTGGGTCTGTCCGCTCCCCAGTTCTTCATTCGCGGCGCAAACGCCTATACCAACGAACCAAAGGGCGGCACCGTTACGCTGGGCTTCAACGTGCCTCAGACACGTGCTTATGCCGATGAAGGCGCCGATGAGTTGCGGGCCTATGAATTGGCCGTTGAGCATCTCAATGGCGAAGGCGATGGCGGGATGCTGAACACGTTCTCATCCAAAGCTCTGGAGGGAAATGGCGTCCTTGGGAAGAAAGTCGCGTATGTAACCGGGGACACGCAGACTTTGTCGGATGCGGCACGCGCGTCTGCCAAGCGGATGATCGAAAAAGACGGTGCGGTGATGATTACCGGCGGGTCTTCCTCCGGTGTGGCGATTGCGGTTCAGGGTCTCTGCCAGGATGCGGGCGTGATTTTCATGGCCGGCCTGACGCACTCCAACGACACCACCGGAAAAGACAAACGGGCCAACGGTTTCCGCCATTTCTTCAATACGGAAATGACCGGTGCGGCGCTGGCACCAGTGTTAAAGAATGCATTTGGCCCCGACCGCCGTGTCTATCACCTGACCTCTGATTATACATGGGGTTGGTCGCAGGAAGGCTCTATTCAAAAATACACAGAACCCTTTGGCTGGGAAACAGTCGCTGCTGTCCGCACGCCTGTCGGTGCAGGTGATTTCTCACAATATATTACTCCGGTCCTGAATTCCGGAGCAGATGTCCTGGTGTTGAACCACTACGGCAAAGACATGGTCAACTCGCTTCCGCAATCAGTGCAGTTCGGTCTGCGTGACAAGCAGGTCAACGGCAAGAATTTCGAGATTGTGGTGCCGCTGTTCTCCCGCCTGATGGCGCAGGGCGCAGGTGATGCGATCAAAGGTATCTTCGGTTCAACCAACTGGAACTGGTCGCTGCAGGATGAAGCCTCGAAAGCCTTCGTCAAATCCTTCGGCCAGAAATATGGCTTCCCGCCAAGTCAGGCAGCGCACACCTGCTATTGTCAAACCATCTTGTATGCAGATGCTGCACAGCGTGCCGGAACCTTCAGACCAAGCGAACTTGGCAAGGCTCTGGAAGGCTACACGTTCGATGGTCTTGGCAACGGCCCGACAGAATATCGCGCAGCCGATCACCAGTGCTTCAAAGATGTTCTGGTGGTGAAAGGTAAAGAGGAGCCTGCCTCCCCGCATGATTTGCTGGAAATTGTGGAAGTGACCCCTCGCGCGCAAGTGGAATATCCAGCCGACTTGCTGGGTGGAGAACTTGGCCCGTACAACGATGGTGTCTAA
- a CDS encoding LacI family DNA-binding transcriptional regulator, with the protein MANIKDVAKEAGVSTATVSAVINDSSFVSPTLRNRVQAAIDRLGYVPSQVARNLKRGSSQLISLVVADLANPFYARIVCAAEAAAAAWGYCLVVFNSDEKPEIEKRNLSRIRALSCDGMIMVPVGLSNQYTGAAMKGLPPIVMFGRTTEQDAYDAVVLDNLEASRQVTSYLLDMGHKKIGTITGPMHLSTAQDRHAGMLDSMSARGLVPEASHVRSGEFREDTAYSVARDMLSQPNPPSALYVANGVMALGVMRAVSDLGLKCPQDISIASTDTVPGFAGIRPKLTRAEHPTTDMTNEALRLLIDRITREPKAQPREVVFQAALVLGESCAPPSNEFN; encoded by the coding sequence ATGGCTAATATTAAAGATGTCGCGAAAGAGGCTGGCGTTTCCACAGCAACAGTTTCTGCCGTGATAAATGACTCTAGTTTTGTTAGCCCTACCTTGAGAAACAGAGTTCAGGCAGCGATTGACAGATTGGGATATGTCCCCTCGCAAGTCGCCCGAAATCTAAAGCGCGGCAGTTCCCAGTTAATTTCGCTGGTTGTGGCGGATCTGGCAAATCCATTCTATGCACGGATAGTTTGTGCAGCGGAGGCAGCTGCGGCGGCATGGGGATATTGTCTTGTGGTGTTCAACAGCGACGAGAAACCTGAAATCGAGAAACGTAACCTGTCGCGAATACGCGCGCTCTCGTGTGACGGGATGATTATGGTGCCAGTTGGTCTGTCCAACCAGTATACTGGCGCAGCAATGAAGGGCCTGCCGCCAATTGTTATGTTCGGGCGGACCACCGAGCAGGACGCCTATGATGCCGTCGTCCTGGATAATCTGGAGGCATCGCGCCAGGTGACAAGTTATTTGCTTGATATGGGACATAAAAAAATTGGCACCATCACAGGACCAATGCATCTGAGCACAGCGCAAGATCGCCACGCAGGCATGCTGGACTCCATGTCCGCGCGTGGCCTCGTCCCGGAAGCCAGCCATGTGCGCAGTGGAGAATTTCGCGAAGATACCGCGTATTCGGTGGCTCGGGATATGCTCTCTCAGCCCAATCCGCCCAGTGCATTGTATGTCGCAAATGGGGTTATGGCGCTTGGAGTGATGCGCGCAGTTTCGGACCTGGGGCTAAAATGCCCTCAGGATATCTCGATTGCCTCAACCGATACTGTTCCAGGGTTCGCTGGAATTCGTCCTAAGCTCACACGCGCTGAACACCCGACAACCGATATGACCAACGAAGCATTGCGTCTGTTAATCGATCGCATTACCCGTGAGCCAAAAGCGCAACCGCGCGAAGTGGTGTTTCAGGCAGCGTTGGTGCTGGGTGAAAGCTGCGCGCCGCCAAGCAACGAGTTTAATTGA
- a CDS encoding sugar ABC transporter substrate-binding protein, producing MEYGPLQPIMQIFSLHKVDGYAMLANRLANTIVIIVSNQPNHREKVMNVLKLSALALSLALSTSIVSAQDAKLIGIVSISANEANNARYIQGAEAAAKEIGWQVSVIDAAGSADQANAAIQNFVQRGAVAVVDMVFPYSSIGAGLAAAGDANVPVVTWGGGLGSTVAATNGSGAPVAEPAIKLMLDDLEGKGSILALTYRTGEVCRDRELLLDAMTADMPGITITRNEVRIPGYFEDGAQYANAWLASHPAGDDNLAIWGCWDDPAIGAIGSLRAQGRTDVGVYGVNGNAQAIENIRNGHMNGTAWQDSYSEGFDMISLLPEIVAAGSDWKPVAREVAAILVTQDTVESFIEAHPDALGQ from the coding sequence ATGGAATATGGCCCATTACAGCCGATTATGCAAATATTTAGCTTGCATAAGGTGGATGGTTACGCGATGTTAGCAAATCGGTTAGCTAACACAATAGTGATTATTGTATCCAACCAACCGAACCATAGGGAGAAAGTCATGAATGTCTTGAAGCTAAGTGCGCTGGCCCTGAGCCTGGCGCTATCCACCAGCATTGTTTCCGCACAAGACGCCAAACTCATTGGCATCGTCTCAATTTCAGCTAACGAAGCAAACAATGCCCGCTATATTCAGGGTGCAGAAGCTGCAGCCAAGGAAATAGGTTGGCAGGTATCCGTTATCGATGCTGCCGGCAGCGCCGATCAGGCCAATGCAGCCATTCAGAATTTTGTCCAGCGCGGCGCAGTTGCGGTTGTTGATATGGTCTTTCCATACAGCTCTATTGGTGCCGGTCTTGCGGCCGCTGGCGACGCTAATGTTCCTGTTGTGACATGGGGTGGTGGCCTGGGCTCCACGGTTGCAGCAACAAACGGTTCGGGCGCTCCAGTTGCGGAGCCTGCAATCAAATTGATGCTGGACGACTTGGAGGGCAAGGGCAGCATTCTTGCGCTGACATATCGCACCGGCGAAGTTTGCCGTGATCGTGAGCTTTTGCTTGATGCTATGACTGCAGATATGCCCGGCATCACCATCACCCGCAATGAAGTGCGCATTCCAGGTTATTTTGAAGACGGGGCGCAATATGCCAATGCCTGGCTTGCCTCACATCCAGCCGGTGACGACAATCTGGCAATTTGGGGCTGTTGGGATGATCCGGCCATCGGTGCCATCGGTTCATTGCGCGCTCAAGGACGCACGGACGTGGGCGTATATGGCGTGAACGGTAATGCTCAGGCAATTGAGAACATACGCAACGGCCACATGAATGGTACAGCCTGGCAGGACAGCTACTCCGAAGGCTTCGACATGATTAGTTTGCTACCGGAAATAGTTGCCGCTGGCAGCGATTGGAAGCCAGTGGCCAGGGAGGTTGCAGCAATTCTGGTGACTCAGGATACAGTAGAGAGCTTTATCGAAGCGCACCCTGACGCACTGGGTCAGTAG
- a CDS encoding sugar ABC transporter ATP-binding protein, with the protein MPPLVRAVGIAKSFGGAKALQGVDIDIASGEVHGLVGANGAGKSTFIKILAGLVQPDAGTIEIDGATESLGNPHASSELGMNFIHQELAFIPSMTVLENIMLGIPKKTRFGIIDWTAIERDVRPIADRVGITAALNAGVKGLSTAENWLINICRALVQKARLIVMDEPTASLSNSEAEKLFQIVQELSKSGVAVLYVSHRLDEIELLCDRVTIFRDGHSVADISKDGLTRERLVEGIVGGAVESAGPKIASFSNDKVILKVDGLTRTPMVNGVSFELHEGEVLGVAGLVGAGRSELARLIYGADRPDSGTMTFNEATYAPKSPSAAVKAGFGLVPEERRADGLVLSKSVAFNAQLSNLESVIYSPSLPFINYGKRKAGVEKVVRDLAIKTQSIDLSVGQLSGGNQQKVVLGRWLLRQPKVLILDEPTRGVDVGARAEIHRLVRDLAKNGMSVIVISSEPDELPDLSDRVLVMADGRIVKELRGKALSRNAIVAASYTDKEHNRAAK; encoded by the coding sequence TTGCCCCCTTTGGTTCGTGCTGTTGGTATAGCCAAGTCTTTCGGAGGTGCTAAGGCGCTTCAAGGCGTCGACATTGATATCGCCTCTGGCGAAGTGCATGGCCTTGTGGGAGCCAATGGCGCGGGCAAATCCACTTTCATCAAAATCCTGGCTGGTCTGGTCCAGCCTGATGCAGGAACAATTGAGATCGACGGGGCTACCGAGTCGCTGGGCAACCCGCACGCATCATCCGAATTGGGAATGAATTTCATTCATCAGGAACTGGCTTTCATCCCCAGTATGACGGTTCTTGAAAACATCATGTTGGGGATTCCCAAGAAAACCCGATTTGGTATTATTGATTGGACCGCGATTGAAAGGGATGTCCGCCCGATCGCTGACCGCGTGGGGATCACGGCCGCGCTCAACGCAGGCGTCAAAGGGCTTTCGACGGCTGAAAACTGGTTGATAAATATTTGCCGCGCGCTTGTGCAAAAAGCGCGGCTGATTGTGATGGATGAACCGACGGCATCTCTCTCAAACAGCGAGGCCGAAAAGCTGTTCCAGATCGTCCAGGAACTTTCCAAATCCGGTGTAGCGGTGCTCTATGTGTCTCATCGCCTGGACGAAATCGAACTGTTGTGTGACAGAGTGACGATTTTTCGCGATGGTCATTCGGTCGCTGACATCAGCAAAGACGGACTTACCCGCGAGCGACTGGTTGAGGGTATCGTTGGTGGCGCAGTCGAAAGCGCAGGCCCCAAGATCGCTTCTTTTTCCAACGACAAAGTCATTCTGAAAGTTGACGGCCTTACCCGGACACCGATGGTCAATGGAGTATCATTTGAACTCCACGAAGGGGAGGTACTGGGAGTTGCCGGTCTGGTAGGTGCCGGGCGCAGCGAACTGGCGCGCCTGATCTATGGCGCAGACCGGCCAGATTCCGGAACCATGACATTCAACGAAGCCACATACGCGCCGAAATCTCCTTCCGCAGCAGTAAAAGCCGGTTTTGGCCTTGTGCCTGAGGAGCGCCGTGCGGATGGGCTCGTCCTGAGCAAAAGCGTTGCCTTCAACGCGCAGTTATCCAATCTCGAAAGTGTCATTTACAGCCCGTCCCTGCCGTTCATCAACTACGGCAAGCGCAAAGCGGGTGTTGAAAAAGTCGTGCGAGATCTCGCGATCAAGACCCAAAGTATCGACCTGTCCGTTGGGCAATTGAGTGGCGGCAATCAACAAAAGGTCGTGCTTGGTCGCTGGCTCCTAAGGCAGCCGAAAGTTTTGATCCTGGATGAGCCGACGCGCGGCGTTGACGTTGGCGCGCGTGCGGAAATTCACCGACTTGTGCGTGATCTCGCCAAAAATGGCATGTCCGTAATCGTGATATCATCGGAGCCGGACGAATTGCCCGATCTATCCGATCGGGTATTGGTCATGGCAGACGGTCGCATTGTAAAAGAACTTCGGGGGAAGGCGCTTTCGCGTAATGCGATTGTTGCTGCCAGCTATACGGATAAAGAACACAACAGGGCTGCAAAATGA
- a CDS encoding ABC transporter permease: MSQNSHTPRRLSPSARIALGVFARYGTILGLAAMIIAFSILSPRAFPSVSNFTNVINQASLAMIIAGGLTMAVIVGELDLSIGFAASLHGLLVTGLIVSNKIPIPIAIVIVIALGAIIGFVNGFIVTRMKVNSVIATLGVGTILTGLAFAYTSGVPIVSGVPESFLQLSLGRWLFGIPNNIIIMIIVLGTLWALVEHTSVGQEIQAVGGNPAAARLAGIDVARIKTLGFVISGMCAAMTGILLASRLGSGTTSAADSYLLTAFAAVFLGSATLRDGEFHVFGTFVGALIIAFGFNGLNIFGAPTFSQYIFQGTILIIAVGLSSLGRLIAES, translated from the coding sequence ATGAGTCAGAACTCTCATACACCACGACGTCTTTCCCCTAGCGCACGAATTGCACTCGGCGTGTTCGCCCGTTATGGCACCATTTTGGGATTGGCCGCGATGATTATCGCATTTTCGATATTGTCCCCCAGGGCGTTCCCTTCTGTGAGCAACTTCACCAATGTCATCAATCAGGCTTCGCTGGCGATGATCATCGCCGGTGGCTTGACCATGGCGGTCATAGTCGGAGAACTTGATCTGTCCATTGGCTTTGCGGCCAGCCTGCACGGTTTGCTCGTCACAGGATTGATTGTTTCAAACAAGATCCCCATTCCAATCGCCATTGTCATCGTGATCGCACTTGGTGCGATTATCGGTTTTGTGAACGGCTTCATCGTAACGCGCATGAAGGTGAACTCGGTTATCGCGACACTGGGCGTAGGAACCATATTAACCGGCCTGGCATTTGCCTATACATCTGGCGTGCCCATTGTTTCGGGCGTTCCTGAAAGTTTTCTGCAACTCTCATTGGGGCGCTGGTTGTTCGGCATTCCAAATAATATCATCATCATGATAATCGTTTTGGGAACGCTTTGGGCATTGGTGGAACACACTTCTGTCGGTCAGGAAATACAAGCTGTTGGCGGAAACCCCGCAGCGGCGCGTTTAGCAGGCATTGATGTCGCCAGGATAAAGACGCTCGGCTTCGTGATTTCAGGCATGTGCGCCGCCATGACCGGCATATTGCTGGCCTCCCGGTTGGGAAGCGGCACAACCAGCGCCGCCGATAGCTATTTGCTCACAGCGTTCGCCGCTGTTTTTCTGGGCTCAGCAACCTTACGTGATGGTGAGTTCCATGTGTTTGGAACATTCGTTGGTGCACTGATTATCGCTTTTGGCTTCAACGGGTTGAACATATTTGGGGCACCCACATTTTCACAATATATATTCCAGGGTACGATTTTGATCATCGCCGTTGGCCTCTCCAGCTTGGGCCGATTGATCGCGGAAAGCTAG
- a CDS encoding N-acyl homoserine lactonase family protein, with translation MDTPFAFVFARNGAHNILVDTGFMREGTGAEMSERFGVPEWISPLILLAELDVKPADITDIILSHAHFDHAGSVHKFPNARIFIQKSELLSWHEAMALPPQFGFLTAIINPDDLRNIFDASVEHRVTLLDGDKDNVLPGVHARFGPGHTIGQQFIILQSARGEIVVSGDCVYSSTNIAGHNHDGVYVPLNNAVGSVWDQLKTIDRINDVVQGDLSKLIILHDNHRWENLPLVKEIDGFRISRAH, from the coding sequence ATGGACACGCCCTTCGCCTTTGTATTCGCTCGAAATGGTGCACATAATATTCTCGTTGATACCGGGTTTATGCGCGAAGGCACCGGCGCGGAAATGAGCGAGCGCTTTGGTGTGCCTGAATGGATTTCTCCGCTGATCTTACTTGCAGAACTCGATGTGAAGCCGGCAGACATTACGGACATCATTCTCAGTCATGCGCATTTCGACCATGCAGGCTCGGTGCACAAATTTCCAAATGCGCGGATATTCATTCAAAAATCCGAGCTACTCTCCTGGCACGAGGCAATGGCACTCCCCCCGCAGTTTGGGTTTCTGACTGCCATCATCAATCCGGATGATCTGCGAAATATATTCGACGCGTCGGTTGAGCACCGCGTTACATTGCTGGATGGCGACAAGGATAATGTGCTTCCTGGCGTTCACGCTCGTTTTGGGCCGGGCCACACGATTGGCCAGCAGTTCATAATTTTGCAAAGCGCACGTGGGGAAATAGTTGTATCTGGCGACTGCGTGTATTCCTCGACCAACATAGCCGGGCACAATCATGATGGCGTCTATGTGCCCCTTAACAATGCTGTTGGAAGCGTTTGGGATCAGCTCAAGACGATTGATCGCATCAATGATGTAGTCCAAGGCGACCTTTCCAAGCTGATTATCCTGCATGACAATCATCGCTGGGAAAACCTGCCTTTGGTCAAAGAAATAGACGGTTTCAGGATTTCAAGGGCGCACTAG
- a CDS encoding class II fructose-bisphosphate aldolase, which translates to MTLATLKDVLQPAMTGGYAVAGLVVLGWEDARAYVEAAEETGLPVILQAGPGCRTHTPLPILGKMFRYLAEQATVPVVCHLDHGYKQEECFEAIESGFTSVMFDGSKLALSENIDMTAGIAEKAHAANVSLEGEVGFVGYADGPASAGTTPEEAARFDRESGADAMAISIGNVHLQTEKSDGIDFAALRAIEAVTTLPLVLHGGSGIPADMRRKLASESRVSKFNIGTELRMAFGRALRESLAAQPDSFDRIALLSPTIPAVKLVAAQILTGIGPAR; encoded by the coding sequence ATGACATTGGCGACACTCAAGGATGTTCTGCAACCGGCGATGACCGGCGGCTATGCCGTGGCTGGCCTGGTGGTGCTGGGCTGGGAAGATGCCAGAGCCTATGTGGAAGCGGCGGAGGAAACCGGACTGCCGGTCATTCTGCAGGCCGGGCCAGGCTGCCGGACCCATACACCGCTTCCTATTCTGGGTAAAATGTTTCGCTATCTGGCAGAGCAGGCAACGGTGCCGGTGGTGTGCCATCTGGACCATGGCTACAAGCAGGAAGAATGTTTTGAAGCTATCGAATCCGGCTTCACGTCAGTGATGTTCGATGGCTCCAAACTGGCGCTTTCAGAAAATATCGACATGACAGCGGGCATTGCCGAAAAAGCCCATGCGGCGAATGTATCGCTTGAGGGCGAGGTCGGCTTTGTCGGCTATGCCGATGGGCCGGCATCTGCCGGTACAACGCCGGAGGAAGCGGCCCGGTTTGACCGCGAAAGCGGTGCCGACGCGATGGCAATTTCAATCGGCAATGTCCACCTTCAGACCGAGAAAAGCGACGGCATTGATTTTGCCGCCCTGCGGGCGATTGAAGCAGTTACCACGCTGCCTTTGGTGCTGCATGGCGGCAGCGGTATCCCCGCTGATATGCGCCGCAAACTGGCTTCCGAAAGCCGGGTTTCGAAATTCAACATCGGCACGGAACTGCGCATGGCGTTCGGCCGGGCGCTGCGCGAAAGCCTGGCAGCCCAGCCGGACAGCTTTGACCGGATTGCCCTCCTCAGCCCTACAATTCCAGCCGTCAAACTGGTCGCAGCACAGATTCTGACGGGTATTGGACCTGCCCGCTAG
- a CDS encoding 5-deoxy-glucuronate isomerase, producing MHIPPFDNHNKPVVDIDDANVPLNYFNIVKLSKGQAFSYSVPGYETCIAPATGSINVDVEGERYEAIGTRTENVWDGEPEGVYVPTGAKATFDCVSNSAEIFIAGARYDKVLDPFAVRTGDIDKVQYGSDDTKTHRKIKHILGTKYHDKVGRLLVSELFTVGQGGWSGFPPHKHDTDRLPDETRHDETYNFRFRPDHGFGLQLVQREDGKVGDAYHLVEGSTITLEKGYHPCVAAPGYEMYYFTILGGLSQRSLVQYFQPDHAYQIETIPGIKDMIAKFK from the coding sequence ATGCATATTCCACCGTTTGACAATCACAACAAACCTGTCGTGGATATTGACGACGCCAATGTGCCACTGAATTATTTCAACATCGTCAAACTCAGCAAAGGGCAGGCTTTCTCCTATTCCGTTCCAGGTTACGAAACCTGTATCGCGCCGGCCACCGGTTCTATCAATGTCGATGTCGAGGGTGAGCGCTATGAGGCCATCGGCACCAGGACCGAAAATGTCTGGGATGGTGAGCCAGAGGGCGTGTATGTTCCGACAGGTGCGAAAGCCACATTCGACTGTGTCAGCAACAGCGCAGAAATTTTCATTGCCGGTGCACGCTATGACAAGGTGCTCGACCCGTTTGCCGTGCGCACAGGCGATATCGACAAGGTTCAGTACGGCTCGGACGACACCAAGACCCACCGCAAGATCAAACATATTCTGGGCACCAAATATCACGACAAGGTGGGCCGTCTGCTGGTGTCGGAACTGTTTACGGTCGGCCAGGGCGGCTGGTCGGGTTTTCCACCGCACAAGCACGACACCGACCGTCTGCCTGATGAAACCCGCCATGATGAGACCTACAATTTCAGGTTCCGGCCGGATCACGGTTTCGGCCTGCAACTGGTGCAGCGCGAAGATGGCAAGGTGGGCGATGCCTATCACCTCGTCGAGGGCTCAACCATCACGCTGGAAAAGGGTTATCATCCCTGTGTCGCGGCACCCGGTTACGAGATGTATTATTTCACCATATTGGGCGGCCTGTCGCAGCGTTCGCTGGTGCAGTATTTCCAGCCCGATCATGCCTATCAGATTGAAACCATCCCCGGCATCAAGGATATGATCGCGAAGTTCAAGTGA